From a single Granulicella aggregans genomic region:
- a CDS encoding DUF1592 domain-containing protein, translating to MRNRMMMAVCSLGLVTAYGQAPKSHATPASHMTVDQQKQLVDRYCSDCHNPDEKSGSMTLTDLDLQHPEKNIDLAEKVIRRVGVNMMPPPGKARPDAATMKLFATSLASDVDSYAATRPAIGNPALHRLNRAEYSNSVHELLDVDVDAEKLLPSDAMSHGFDNMSDVLTLSPALMEAYIRAAGQISRQAIGDRGAAPLSSTYSLPRVVSQVGHVDGAPRGTRGGISVVHNFPADGLYTFKVTFYFSLEGQLFGAMQGNGQQIEISINGARAAVFTLNPAMTKFDELRTPAIAVKAGPQRISAAFINNFDGPVEDAVQPFGFSLLDLNQADIPGLTTLPHVHEFTVTGPTKVEGISETPSRKLIFSCHPTVAAQEEPCARSIVTRLASQAYRRPVTTAEVAKLMKLYELGHENGGFEGGVGVSLQAILSSPSFIYRFERSRQQGVRKNVKDTVAPSGSLYPVSDLELASRLSYFLWSAAPDKTLLDLAEADKLHNPITLRAQVKRMLADPRSKSLSTNFAGQWLHLQNLKGVQPDGYLYPAYDKTLGDSMRKENELFFGSIVHDDASVLTLLNGHYTYVNEQLANLYGIPNVSGNRFRRIELTDENRFGLLGQASILTLTSASNRTSPVIRGKYVMEIFFGTPPPPPPPNIPALKEHGDGGSVQTVRERLEEHRKNPTCAACHKFMDPIGFALENYDPIGAWRSFDSGAPIDSAGVLYDGTKLSSPASLRNALMAHSDAFLGTFTENLFAYGMGRVLTPADMPVVRSIAASAARHDNTFSSFVMGIVNSEPFRMRAAEPALPARFTASIDLNGPASSTGAEHH from the coding sequence ATGCGCAATCGGATGATGATGGCCGTCTGCAGTCTGGGTCTGGTGACCGCCTATGGGCAGGCGCCGAAGTCCCACGCGACGCCCGCTTCTCATATGACCGTAGACCAGCAGAAGCAACTGGTCGATCGCTACTGTTCGGATTGTCACAATCCGGATGAGAAGTCGGGCAGCATGACGCTGACCGATCTCGACCTGCAGCATCCCGAGAAGAACATCGATCTTGCGGAGAAGGTGATCCGACGCGTTGGCGTGAACATGATGCCGCCTCCGGGCAAGGCTCGGCCTGACGCTGCGACGATGAAGCTCTTCGCCACGTCGCTGGCGAGTGACGTGGATAGCTACGCGGCGACCCGGCCTGCGATCGGTAATCCTGCCCTGCATCGCTTGAACCGGGCAGAGTATTCGAACTCTGTGCATGAGCTGCTTGATGTCGATGTCGACGCGGAGAAGTTGCTGCCCAGCGACGCCATGAGCCACGGCTTCGACAACATGTCCGATGTGCTGACGCTCTCGCCTGCATTGATGGAGGCGTACATTCGCGCTGCCGGACAGATCAGCCGGCAGGCCATCGGCGACCGCGGCGCCGCTCCGCTGAGTTCGACGTACAGCCTGCCTCGGGTCGTATCGCAGGTGGGCCATGTCGATGGAGCTCCGCGCGGCACGCGGGGCGGCATCTCGGTTGTCCATAACTTTCCCGCGGATGGTCTCTACACCTTCAAGGTCACGTTCTACTTCTCGCTTGAAGGCCAGCTCTTCGGAGCGATGCAGGGCAACGGGCAGCAGATCGAGATCTCTATCAACGGGGCTCGCGCTGCTGTCTTCACGCTCAATCCGGCGATGACCAAGTTCGATGAGCTGCGCACGCCGGCGATTGCAGTCAAGGCTGGGCCGCAGCGTATCTCTGCCGCCTTCATTAACAACTTCGATGGCCCGGTTGAAGACGCCGTGCAGCCTTTTGGCTTTTCCTTGCTCGATCTCAACCAGGCCGATATTCCTGGGCTCACCACGCTGCCACATGTGCATGAGTTCACTGTTACCGGACCGACGAAGGTTGAGGGCATCTCGGAGACGCCTAGCCGCAAGCTGATCTTCTCCTGTCATCCGACTGTGGCCGCACAGGAAGAGCCCTGCGCGCGCAGCATCGTGACGCGGCTTGCTTCGCAGGCTTATCGCCGGCCGGTCACGACGGCTGAAGTCGCAAAGCTGATGAAGCTCTACGAACTTGGCCATGAGAATGGCGGCTTTGAAGGCGGCGTCGGCGTGTCGCTGCAAGCGATCCTCTCGAGCCCATCGTTTATCTATCGATTTGAGCGCAGCCGTCAGCAGGGTGTCCGGAAGAACGTGAAGGATACTGTAGCGCCTTCGGGCTCGCTCTACCCTGTCAGCGATCTTGAGCTGGCATCAAGGCTTTCATACTTCCTCTGGAGCGCCGCACCGGACAAGACGCTGCTCGACCTTGCCGAAGCGGACAAGCTACACAACCCCATCACGCTACGTGCGCAGGTAAAACGCATGCTGGCCGATCCTCGCTCGAAGTCGCTCTCAACGAACTTCGCAGGCCAGTGGCTTCATCTTCAGAACCTGAAGGGCGTACAGCCGGACGGCTACCTGTATCCGGCTTATGACAAGACCCTCGGTGACTCTATGCGGAAGGAGAACGAGCTCTTCTTCGGCAGTATCGTCCATGACGATGCGAGCGTCCTTACGCTGCTCAACGGGCACTACACCTACGTCAACGAGCAACTCGCCAATCTCTACGGCATCCCCAACGTCTCCGGCAATCGCTTCCGCCGCATTGAGCTGACCGATGAGAACCGCTTCGGTCTTCTCGGCCAAGCCAGCATCCTCACGCTTACCTCCGCGTCAAACCGTACCTCGCCCGTCATTCGTGGCAAGTATGTGATGGAGATCTTCTTCGGCACGCCACCTCCGCCACCTCCGCCCAACATCCCGGCGCTGAAGGAGCATGGGGATGGTGGTTCGGTGCAGACCGTGCGCGAGCGTCTCGAAGAGCATCGCAAGAACCCCACGTGCGCTGCCTGCCACAAGTTCATGGACCCCATCGGGTTTGCGCTGGAGAACTACGATCCCATCGGCGCATGGCGCAGCTTCGACTCGGGCGCTCCAATCGACTCAGCGGGCGTTCTTTACGATGGCACAAAGCTGAGCAGCCCGGCCAGCCTGCGGAACGCGCTGATGGCGCACTCCGACGCGTTCCTCGGAACCTTTACCGAGAACCTCTTCGCTTACGGCATGGGACGCGTGCTCACGCCAGCCGATATGCCGGTTGTGCGTTCCATTGCGGCCTCTGCCGCGCGGCATGACAACACCTTTTCATCGTTCGTCATGGGCATCGTCAACAGCGAACCTTTCCGGATGAGAGCCGCAGAGCCAGCTTTGCCGGCGCGCTTTACAGCTTCGATTGATCTCAACGGTCCGGCCTCTTCAACCGGCGCGGAACACCACTAG
- a CDS encoding DUF1552 domain-containing protein, whose amino-acid sequence MYLTKRHLSRRTMLRSMGATVCLPLLDAMVPARTALADTAARPMSRLTCIEMVHGAAGSTMDGTNKHYWSPAGEGSSFEMSDTLSPLANYRDYMTIVSGTDLRPAMASTPEEEGADHMRSSAAYLTAAHPKMTEGADIYNGTSIDQLYAKRFGQDTPLPSLQLCIESADASGACDYGYACVYSDTISWANPTTPLPMTMDPRMAFETLFGDGSTPGERLQRQKVNASILDWIGSDVQSLQKNLGAADRSRMNDYLENVREIERRIQHIEKYNASGESRSLPSAPLGVPDSYDEHVKLMFDLQVLAFMTDVTRVSTFKMSRDVCMRVFAESGVTTPFHSCSHHGETPAHIAEFAKINKYHVSLLSYYFEKLKNTPDGDGSLLDHSLTLYGSPMGDSNVHNHKRLPLFLMGKGGGVRGNNHVKVPDETPMANVLLTMMNKLGMNMDHLGDSTGVINI is encoded by the coding sequence ATGTATCTCACAAAACGGCATCTATCTCGCAGGACGATGTTGCGCAGCATGGGAGCGACGGTCTGTCTTCCTTTGCTGGATGCGATGGTTCCGGCGCGCACGGCGCTTGCCGATACCGCCGCTCGACCCATGTCGCGCCTTACCTGCATCGAGATGGTACACGGCGCTGCCGGCAGCACGATGGACGGCACGAACAAGCACTACTGGTCTCCCGCTGGTGAAGGCTCGAGCTTCGAGATGTCCGATACGCTGAGCCCGCTTGCGAACTATCGCGACTACATGACGATTGTGAGCGGCACTGACCTTCGTCCGGCCATGGCATCGACGCCTGAAGAAGAAGGCGCGGACCACATGCGCTCCTCGGCTGCGTACCTGACCGCGGCGCACCCCAAGATGACGGAAGGCGCGGACATCTACAACGGCACCTCCATCGACCAGCTCTACGCGAAGCGCTTCGGGCAGGACACGCCGCTGCCTTCGCTGCAGCTCTGCATCGAGAGCGCGGACGCATCCGGCGCATGCGACTACGGCTATGCCTGCGTGTACTCAGACACGATCAGCTGGGCCAATCCCACCACGCCGCTGCCGATGACGATGGACCCGCGCATGGCCTTCGAGACGCTCTTTGGCGATGGCTCCACGCCCGGTGAACGCCTGCAGCGGCAGAAGGTCAACGCCAGCATCCTCGACTGGATTGGCAGCGATGTGCAGAGCCTGCAGAAGAATCTTGGCGCAGCCGACCGCAGCCGCATGAACGACTATCTCGAGAACGTTCGCGAGATCGAGCGTCGCATCCAGCACATTGAGAAGTACAACGCCAGCGGTGAGTCGCGCTCGCTGCCTTCCGCCCCGCTCGGTGTACCGGATAGCTATGACGAACACGTAAAGCTCATGTTCGATCTGCAGGTGCTCGCTTTTATGACGGACGTGACTCGCGTCAGCACCTTCAAGATGAGCCGCGACGTCTGCATGCGCGTCTTTGCGGAGAGCGGCGTCACCACGCCGTTCCATAGCTGCTCGCACCACGGCGAGACACCGGCGCACATCGCTGAGTTCGCGAAGATCAATAAGTACCACGTCAGCCTGCTGAGCTACTACTTCGAGAAGTTGAAGAATACGCCTGATGGCGATGGCAGCCTGCTTGACCATTCACTGACGCTCTACGGCAGTCCGATGGGTGACTCCAACGTGCACAACCACAAGCGACTTCCGCTCTTCCTGATGGGCAAGGGCGGCGGTGTTCGCGGCAACAATCATGTGAAGGTGCCGGACGAGACGCCTATGGCCAATGTTCTGCTGACCATGATGAACAAGCTGGGCATGAACATGGACCACCTGGGCGACAGCACCGGCGTCATCAACATCTAG
- a CDS encoding ankyrin repeat domain-containing protein, producing the protein MIQRRFNLATAMLALLLAPAGLAADTMTQPDIRLPEAVKSGNTLEVKKLLRIHVAVDSPEGDGSTALHWAVTTNNLALAELLIAAHANVNAETRLAALTPLHLASQMGDAAMIDLLIQHGALINKPNSLGTTSLMMAAASGSVPAVTTLLNYGADVNLREHVHEQTALMFAANLDRADAIKVLLAHGADPNASSKVVEIPKINFREKATAKSEQKASESATVSKKEETVKAEATRADATKPDYKDPPVAKAEAAKEDDTIAAFRKAAAERNAHVMGGMTPLLYAAREGNIAAAKALLDGGAKINQVSGSEHSTPLVLAIANGHYDFAKLLIDRGADVNLANDMGVAPLYATIDVRWPPHEWSAEPIVDQEKTDYLTLMKLLLAKGANPNAQIKKQVWSRILSENRNWIDPTGSTAFWRAAQADDVKAMEVLKAGGADPNMPSKIGTTPLMVAAGLGWSANYSTTSPTRLAAIQYCMSQGADVNAKDTLGYTPLHGAAFVGDLKNIQYLVDHGAKIDAKTKAGDTVADLANGPFEKSLPNPEAVALLEKLGSVNSHNCRSSDCVPPVKEDKKPVVAEAKEPKKPVAAKGSSDK; encoded by the coding sequence ATGATTCAGCGGAGATTCAATCTAGCAACGGCCATGCTCGCGCTTCTGCTGGCCCCTGCTGGCCTTGCGGCGGATACCATGACGCAGCCGGACATTCGCCTGCCCGAGGCCGTGAAGAGCGGCAACACGCTCGAAGTGAAGAAGCTGCTCCGCATACACGTTGCGGTCGATAGTCCTGAGGGTGATGGCTCTACAGCACTGCACTGGGCCGTGACTACCAACAACCTCGCGCTCGCCGAGCTTCTGATTGCAGCGCATGCAAACGTGAATGCAGAGACGCGCCTCGCTGCGCTGACGCCGCTCCACCTCGCCAGCCAGATGGGCGATGCAGCCATGATCGACCTGCTGATCCAGCATGGCGCGCTCATCAATAAGCCCAATAGCCTTGGCACGACGTCGCTGATGATGGCGGCAGCTTCAGGGAGTGTCCCGGCCGTTACGACGCTGCTGAACTACGGTGCGGACGTCAATCTCCGCGAACATGTTCACGAGCAGACCGCTCTGATGTTTGCGGCGAATCTCGATCGGGCTGACGCGATCAAGGTGCTGCTCGCGCATGGGGCCGATCCGAACGCCTCCTCCAAGGTCGTCGAGATTCCGAAGATCAACTTCCGCGAGAAGGCCACCGCCAAGAGCGAGCAGAAGGCTTCCGAGTCGGCCACAGTCAGCAAGAAGGAAGAGACCGTCAAGGCCGAGGCTACTCGTGCCGATGCGACCAAGCCGGACTACAAAGACCCGCCGGTTGCCAAAGCGGAAGCCGCGAAAGAAGACGACACCATCGCCGCGTTCCGGAAGGCCGCTGCGGAGCGCAATGCCCACGTTATGGGCGGAATGACGCCTCTCCTGTACGCCGCGCGCGAAGGGAACATCGCCGCAGCGAAGGCGCTGCTCGATGGTGGAGCGAAGATCAATCAGGTCAGCGGCAGCGAGCACTCGACGCCGCTGGTCCTCGCCATCGCGAACGGCCACTATGACTTTGCCAAACTGCTGATCGATCGCGGAGCGGATGTGAACCTCGCGAACGACATGGGTGTCGCTCCTCTCTATGCGACGATCGATGTTCGCTGGCCACCGCACGAGTGGTCTGCCGAGCCGATCGTCGACCAGGAGAAGACCGACTATCTCACGTTGATGAAGCTGTTGCTGGCCAAGGGTGCGAACCCCAATGCGCAGATCAAGAAGCAGGTATGGTCGCGCATCCTCAGCGAGAACCGGAACTGGATCGATCCCACCGGCTCAACTGCCTTCTGGCGTGCAGCGCAGGCTGATGATGTGAAGGCGATGGAGGTGCTGAAGGCTGGCGGTGCCGATCCCAATATGCCATCGAAGATCGGCACCACGCCGCTGATGGTTGCCGCAGGTCTCGGCTGGTCCGCGAACTACAGCACTACCTCGCCCACGCGTCTTGCGGCGATTCAGTACTGCATGAGCCAGGGTGCGGATGTGAACGCGAAGGATACTCTTGGCTACACGCCTTTGCACGGCGCGGCCTTTGTTGGCGATCTCAAGAACATTCAGTACCTCGTGGATCATGGCGCAAAGATCGATGCCAAGACCAAGGCCGGAGATACCGTGGCCGATCTCGCAAACGGACCGTTCGAGAAGTCTCTCCCGAATCCAGAGGCGGTTGCGCTGCTTGAAAAGCTTGGGTCGGTCAACTCCCATAACTGCCGTTCCAGCGACTGCGTTCCTCCGGTGAAGGAAGACAAGAAGCCAGTTGTGGCCGAGGCCAAGGAACCGAAGAAGCCGGTTGCAGCCAAGGGCTCCTCGGACAAGTAA